ATTACCTGCCCGATGGAGCCCCCTCCACTGTTGCGCTGGACACCATGAGTCAGGAATATGACCAGGCTATTCCGAATATGCGTGTGATGGTAAAAACAGACAGTGTGTCAGAGGCCCTTGACTATAAAGCCAGACTGGCGAGGGTGGAGGGGGTAGAGGCGGTTGAATGGCTGGACGATGCAGCGGATATCTATGCGCCTATTGAGACCATTGACCAGTCCGTTACAGATGACTGGTACAAGGACGGTACAGCCCTGTACAGCGTTACTGTAAAGGACGAAAAGGAAACAGAAGCAGTGAACGCGGTGCGGGAGATCATCGGTGAGGACAACGCAATGACTGGCAGTGCAGTGGTGAATGCTCTGGCTCCGGTTATCACGTCAAAGGAGATATCGACGATCATGCTCTTTGTCATTCCGCTGATTTTGGCCATTCTTTTTCTGACAACCAGCTCCTGGTTTGAGCCGCTGCTGTTTATGTTCAGCATTGGTGTTGCCATTTTGATCAACCGGGGTACCAACCTGATGTTTGGTGAAATATCCTTTGTGACCAACGCGGCGGGAGCTGTTTTACAGCTGGCCGTTTCGATGGATTACTCCATTTTTCTGCTCCACCGCTTTTCAGAGTTCCGATCCGAAGGGCACGACGTGTCAGCGGCGATGGTTCTGGCTGTCAAAAAATCCACAGCGTCAATTTTATCCAGCGGTCTGACCACAGTGACAGGCTTTGCGGCTCTGATTCTCATGCAGTTTAAGATTGGACCGGATATGGGCTGGGTCATGGCAAAGGCCATTCTGTTCAGCCTGATCGCTGTGCTGGTTCTATTACCCGCTGCGGCCATCTGTACCTATAAGCTCATTGATAAAACCCGTCACAGGCCCTTTATACCAGGGTTTGAAAGATTCAGCCGCTTTGCACTCAAACTCAGAGCGCCCTTTCTTATTCTTTTCTGCCTGCTGGTGGTACCCTCGTTTTTAGCCAGCCAGAATAACCAGTTTATATACGGAGCTTCTAAGATTTACAGCAGTGCAGCGACGCAGATGGGAAGAGATATGACCGCCATCGAGGAAACTTATGGCAAGTCAAGTCCCCTTGTGCTCATGGTGCCTAAAGGAGATATTGCCAGGGAAAAGCAAATGAATGATGCAATCCTGCAGGCGGAAAATGTGACTTCAGTCGTCTCTTATGTGAATACTGTGAGCGATGTTATTCCGCCGGAATTTGCGCCGGAGGGCGAAATCTCAAAGCTTTATTCAGAGCATTACAGCCGGTTTGTTGTCAATATGGATATTGTGGAAACCGATCCCGGCGCATTTGAAAAAGTGGATGCTGTGCGCGGTATTGCGGCGGATTACTATGGTGATGGTGCGCTGATCGCAGGAGATTTGCCAAACGCCGAGGATCTCCGGAACACCATTGTACATGACAATATGTTGGTTAACGGCGTGGCGGTAGGCTTTGTGTTACTGATTCTGATCTTTAATTTTAAATCACTGAGCCTGCCCTTTATTCTGACATTGGTGATAGAAGGATCGATTTGGCTGAATCTGGCGGTTCCTTACTTCAGAGGTGAGGAGCTGAACTACATCGCTTATCTGATCACCAGCTCGGTACAGCTTGGTGCCACCATCGATTATGGCATTCTCTTTACGGATCGGTTTCTGGAAAACCGCCGTTTGCTGCCCAAAAAGGAGGCGCTGCGCGTAACCATCCAGAGTACAACCGTGTCCATTATGACCTCAGCCTCCATTATGACCATTGCCGGGAGCCTGCTTGGCAGGATATCGACCAACGCTGTCCTCAGCCAGCTGGGCTTTTTAATCGGCCGCGGGGCGCTGATCTCTATGACGCTGGTCATTTTCGTATTGCCCGCTATTTTGAGTGTCTGTGACGGCGTTATTGAGAAAACAACCTGGAAAGCAAGATTTTATAAAAAAAACGATAAATTTGAAAGGAAAGCAGCTTATGAACATTAGAAACAGGAAAGGGTCTGGGGTTTTGGCTGTTGTACTGGCCGTTTTAATGATTTGCGCCAGCACCCCGGCAGCCCTGGCAGCGCCTGCAACGGCGGAAAAAGATGAAAATGTGTATGTCAATTTGAACAAAAACGGCAGTGTGGAACGCATCTACGTGGTGAATGCCTTTGAGGTAGAAAGCGCGGGCGCCATCACCGACTATGGCGATTACCAGGATACCCGGAACCTGAGTTCCCAGGCGGCCATTGAGGAAAATGGAACAGCTTACCAGGTGCAGGCAGCAGAAGGTAAATTCTATTACCAGGGCACCATGAAAACAACCGATACCCCCTGGGTTATCAACCTGAGCTACAATTTGGACGGAAAGAATACACTGCCCGAGAATCTGGCAGGAAAAAGCGGACATCTGGTCATTACGATCAGCGTCCGGCAGAACCAGAAAATGGATCCGGCCTTTTTCGACAATTATCTCCTCCAGGCCAGTGTTAACCTGAACGAAAACTGTAAAAATATTCAGGCGGAAGGAGCGGCCGCTGCCAACGTGGGACGCGACCAACAGCTGCTGTATAATATTATGGCAGGACAGGAAAAAGAAATTGTGATTCAGACAGATGTTGTGGATTTTGAGATGGAGGGCATCACCTTTAAGGGGATTCCCATGAGCTTTGATGCAGACACGAGCATGATTGATATGAGCGAGCTGGATAAAAAGACAGCCGAAATCAGTGAGGCCGTCGCCGACCTTGACGCAGGTGCGGGTAACATGCGGGAAGGCGTTTATGCCCTGTCCCAGGGCGCGGATACGCTGGACAGCAGCGCGGCCGCTCTCGCAGAAGGAGCCTGGAGCTTTGATACCTCCGCCGCATTGCTCAGTGAAAAGACTGACGAGATGGTGAACGGTCTGACGCTTTTAAATAAAGAGACAGCCGGTTTATCATCTGGGGCCAGCGCGCTTTTCGGAGGTGTCAGCGGTTATGTGGATGGCGCCAGAACCTTGAGCCAGGTCACCGGCGTGTACATTCAAAACGCTGAAAATCTGGCGGAGGGCACGAAAATCTATGTAAACGCGGCCGATCAGCTGGCTGGCAGTATTGCCGGCCTGAAGCAGGTGCCTGGAAGCCTCGAAAACCTCCAGAAGGGCATTGACCAGGCCGCAGATGAGGAACATCTCAACCAGCTGGCCGCAGGAAGCCAGGCATTGAGCAGTGGTCTGGCAGACTTGTATGAACAGACCGGAGATCTTGGGAATCTCAGCGGTGTGAG
The DNA window shown above is from Eubacterium limosum and carries:
- a CDS encoding efflux RND transporter permease subunit encodes the protein MDRFAGFIVKHRKTVVVIFILASIVCMLLSNLVGVNYDIMDYLPDGAPSTVALDTMSQEYDQAIPNMRVMVKTDSVSEALDYKARLARVEGVEAVEWLDDAADIYAPIETIDQSVTDDWYKDGTALYSVTVKDEKETEAVNAVREIIGEDNAMTGSAVVNALAPVITSKEISTIMLFVIPLILAILFLTTSSWFEPLLFMFSIGVAILINRGTNLMFGEISFVTNAAGAVLQLAVSMDYSIFLLHRFSEFRSEGHDVSAAMVLAVKKSTASILSSGLTTVTGFAALILMQFKIGPDMGWVMAKAILFSLIAVLVLLPAAAICTYKLIDKTRHRPFIPGFERFSRFALKLRAPFLILFCLLVVPSFLASQNNQFIYGASKIYSSAATQMGRDMTAIEETYGKSSPLVLMVPKGDIAREKQMNDAILQAENVTSVVSYVNTVSDVIPPEFAPEGEISKLYSEHYSRFVVNMDIVETDPGAFEKVDAVRGIAADYYGDGALIAGDLPNAEDLRNTIVHDNMLVNGVAVGFVLLILIFNFKSLSLPFILTLVIEGSIWLNLAVPYFRGEELNYIAYLITSSVQLGATIDYGILFTDRFLENRRLLPKKEALRVTIQSTTVSIMTSASIMTIAGSLLGRISTNAVLSQLGFLIGRGALISMTLVIFVLPAILSVCDGVIEKTTWKARFYKKNDKFERKAAYEH